A genomic region of Lysinibacillus sp. 2017 contains the following coding sequences:
- a CDS encoding ABC transporter substrate-binding protein: MMKNKFWSLGLTLLLVISVLAACGGDDSADKGEDNGKAKDQVLVFGRGGDSVSLDSAAVTDGESIKVTQNIFETLLNFNEEDTTVKAGLAKEWEVSEDGLTYTFHLQDGIKFHDGTDFNAEAVVKNFTRWSAGAEEDFAYYTSMFKAEGQDIISSVEATDASTVVMTLTRPQAPFLKNIAMAAFGIASPTAFEANPDTFGDNPVGTGPFKFVEWKRNDSITLVKNENYWQDGLPKLDKVIFRAIPDNSTRLNALVTGEIDLADGINPSDASQIEGNADLQLIERPSMNVGYLGLTTNRAPFDNKLVRQAVNYAIDKQSIVDAFFEGRADVAKNPMPSSVSGYNDDLVDYDYNPEKAKELLAQAGYDGKEIELWAMPVARPYMPDGQKIAEAIQKNLADVGMPSKIVTYEWATYIDKASKGEADAYLLGWTGDNGDADNFLYALLDQDNIGANNYSYYSNDELHKLLITAQSEVDEEIRNDLYKQAQEIIKDDAPWVNLAHSTPLLGAAKFVTGYVPHPTGSESLENVSVQ; the protein is encoded by the coding sequence GTGATGAAAAACAAGTTTTGGTCATTAGGGCTTACGTTATTACTTGTTATCTCAGTTCTTGCAGCGTGTGGTGGAGACGACTCAGCTGATAAAGGTGAAGATAATGGCAAAGCAAAAGATCAAGTTTTAGTATTTGGCCGCGGTGGCGACTCAGTATCACTTGATAGTGCAGCAGTTACAGACGGCGAATCAATTAAAGTTACACAAAACATTTTTGAAACTTTACTTAACTTCAATGAAGAAGATACAACTGTAAAAGCAGGTCTTGCAAAAGAGTGGGAAGTTTCTGAAGACGGCTTAACTTATACATTCCATTTACAAGATGGTATCAAATTCCATGATGGTACTGATTTTAATGCAGAAGCTGTTGTGAAAAACTTTACACGTTGGAGTGCAGGTGCTGAAGAAGACTTCGCTTACTATACTTCAATGTTCAAAGCAGAAGGACAAGATATCATTTCTTCTGTAGAAGCAACAGACGCTTCAACTGTTGTGATGACGTTAACTCGTCCACAAGCACCATTCTTAAAAAATATCGCAATGGCTGCATTTGGTATCGCATCACCTACAGCATTCGAAGCGAATCCAGATACATTTGGTGACAATCCAGTTGGTACTGGTCCATTCAAATTCGTTGAATGGAAACGCAATGATTCAATTACATTAGTGAAAAATGAAAACTATTGGCAAGATGGTTTACCAAAACTTGATAAAGTTATTTTCCGTGCAATTCCAGATAACTCTACTCGTTTAAACGCACTTGTTACTGGTGAAATCGATTTAGCAGACGGTATTAATCCATCAGATGCATCTCAAATCGAAGGAAATGCAGATTTACAATTAATCGAACGTCCATCAATGAATGTTGGTTACTTAGGTTTAACAACAAATCGTGCACCATTTGATAACAAATTAGTACGTCAAGCAGTAAACTACGCAATCGATAAACAATCGATCGTTGATGCATTCTTTGAAGGTCGTGCAGATGTGGCGAAAAACCCAATGCCATCTTCAGTTTCAGGTTATAACGATGACTTAGTAGATTATGATTACAACCCAGAAAAAGCAAAAGAATTATTAGCACAAGCTGGTTATGACGGCAAAGAAATCGAATTATGGGCAATGCCTGTAGCACGTCCATACATGCCAGACGGTCAAAAAATTGCAGAAGCGATTCAAAAGAACTTAGCAGACGTTGGTATGCCATCTAAAATCGTGACATACGAATGGGCTACGTATATTGACAAAGCTTCTAAAGGGGAAGCAGATGCATATCTTTTAGGTTGGACAGGCGACAACGGTGATGCAGACAACTTCCTATATGCATTATTAGACCAAGATAATATTGGTGCAAACAACTATTCTTACTACTCAAACGATGAGCTACACAAATTATTAATTACTGCTCAATCTGAAGTAGATGAAGAAATACGTAATGATCTTTACAAACAAGCACAAGAAATCATTAAAGATGACGCTCCATGGGTTAACTTAGCACACTCTACACCATTATTAGGTGCAGCTAAATTTGTAACTGGTTACGTTCCACACCCAACTGGTTCAGAATCTTTAGAAAATGTTTCAGTTCAATAG
- a CDS encoding ABC transporter ATP-binding protein, producing the protein MTEKVLLKVENLKKYFPIYSGVLSRVTGNVKAVDNVSFEVFEGETLGIVGESGCGKSTTGRVLMRLTNPTEGTIHFDGTDLTALSDEAMRKMRRDIQMVFQDPYASLNPRHTIGKILEEPLIVHGIGDSAERKKKVLDYLKIVGLSEYHAKRYPHQFSGGQRQRIGIARALMTNPKLIIADEPVSALDVSIQAQVLNLMKQLQEDLGLTYIFIAHDLGVVRHISDRVGVMYLGRMVELSTSESLYEKPLHPYTQALLSAVPIPDPEYKGNQMLLTGDIPSPSNPPTGCTFHTRCPFATEACKRVAPVLREIKPGHSVACHLYDEQAQ; encoded by the coding sequence ATGACGGAAAAAGTGCTATTAAAAGTAGAAAATTTAAAAAAATATTTTCCAATTTATTCGGGCGTATTGTCTCGAGTGACAGGTAATGTAAAGGCGGTAGACAATGTTTCTTTTGAAGTATTTGAAGGGGAAACATTAGGGATTGTTGGGGAATCGGGTTGTGGTAAATCGACAACAGGCCGCGTACTTATGCGACTAACGAATCCAACAGAAGGAACAATCCATTTTGATGGTACAGATTTAACAGCTTTATCCGATGAAGCAATGCGTAAAATGCGCCGTGATATTCAAATGGTATTCCAAGATCCGTATGCATCGTTAAATCCAAGACATACGATTGGAAAAATTTTAGAAGAACCGTTAATCGTACATGGAATTGGCGATTCTGCTGAACGCAAAAAGAAAGTACTCGATTATTTAAAAATCGTTGGACTGAGTGAATATCATGCAAAACGTTATCCACACCAATTTAGTGGTGGTCAACGTCAACGTATCGGTATTGCAAGAGCGCTTATGACGAATCCAAAGCTGATTATAGCGGATGAACCGGTATCTGCGCTGGATGTTTCAATTCAGGCACAAGTACTGAATTTAATGAAACAGCTTCAAGAAGATTTAGGGCTAACGTATATCTTTATTGCCCATGATTTAGGGGTTGTACGCCATATTAGTGACCGTGTAGGCGTGATGTATTTAGGACGTATGGTAGAACTTTCAACAAGTGAATCACTTTATGAAAAACCATTACATCCATATACACAAGCATTACTTTCAGCGGTTCCAATTCCTGATCCAGAGTATAAAGGAAATCAAATGTTATTAACGGGTGATATTCCGAGCCCATCGAATCCTCCAACAGGATGTACCTTCCATACACGTTGTCCATTTGCAACAGAAGCGTGTAAAAGAGTAGCACCCGTATTAAGAGAAATTAAACCTGGTCATTCTGTAGCTTGTCATTTATACGATGAACAAGCGCAATGA
- a CDS encoding ABC transporter ATP-binding protein translates to MTRNVLLEVKGLETTFFTDDGAVRAIDNVSFNIREGEILGIVGESGCGKSVTSLSIMGLVPSPPGKITGGEILLRDRDLTKLTDKEMRTVRGKDVAMIFQELMTSLNPLFTIGNQLSEAIRIHNKSWSKKQIRARAIEIMKLVGLPRAEELIDEYPHQLSGGMRQRVMIAMALVCDPKVLIADEPTTALDVTIQAQILKLMRDLNERLNTAIMLITHDLGVVAETCERVVVMYAGQVVEEAPVNEIFKNPQHPYTQGLIQSVPDMRFKKDSLYSIPGSVPKPGSISHGCRFAPRCQFATARCKEENVALYDVSATHKTRCFLAEEAAQS, encoded by the coding sequence ATGACACGCAATGTACTTCTTGAAGTGAAAGGTTTAGAGACAACCTTTTTCACAGACGATGGCGCAGTAAGAGCGATTGACAATGTTAGTTTTAATATTCGGGAAGGTGAAATTCTTGGGATTGTAGGAGAATCAGGTTGTGGTAAAAGTGTAACTTCTCTATCGATTATGGGATTAGTACCAAGCCCTCCTGGAAAAATAACAGGCGGCGAAATTTTGTTGCGTGATCGAGACTTAACAAAATTAACAGATAAGGAGATGCGAACAGTACGTGGGAAAGATGTTGCGATGATTTTCCAAGAGCTCATGACTTCTCTTAATCCCTTATTTACGATTGGAAATCAATTATCTGAAGCGATTCGTATACATAATAAATCTTGGTCGAAAAAACAAATCCGTGCACGTGCCATTGAAATTATGAAGCTTGTAGGTTTACCTCGAGCAGAGGAATTAATCGATGAATACCCACACCAGTTATCAGGCGGTATGCGTCAACGAGTCATGATTGCGATGGCATTGGTATGTGACCCGAAAGTATTAATAGCAGACGAACCAACAACAGCGCTCGATGTAACAATCCAAGCACAAATTTTAAAATTAATGCGTGATTTAAATGAACGATTAAATACGGCCATTATGTTAATCACCCACGATTTAGGGGTTGTTGCAGAAACATGTGAACGTGTTGTCGTTATGTACGCAGGTCAAGTTGTTGAAGAAGCACCAGTTAATGAAATTTTCAAAAATCCACAGCATCCATATACGCAAGGTTTAATCCAATCCGTACCAGATATGCGTTTTAAAAAGGATAGTCTATATTCAATTCCTGGTAGCGTACCTAAGCCTGGTTCCATCTCGCATGGGTGTCGTTTTGCACCACGCTGTCAATTTGCGACTGCACGCTGTAAAGAAGAGAATGTAGCGTTATATGATGTTTCAGCGACACACAAAACACGCTGCTTCTTAGCGGAGGAGGCTGCACAATCATGA
- a CDS encoding ABC transporter ATP-binding protein: protein MRFVKPYKFLLFLTIIIGIMKFAIPLFLPWLLQVILDDVLLSEVLTKQEKTDKLFTWIGIALVVFFIIRPPIEYYRQYFAQNLSNNILFDIRKELYGHLQKLSLKYYANTRAGEVISRVINDVEQTKNFVMTGLMNLWLDLATILIVIGIMFSMDVKLTIVSLIALPFYAISVKFFFGKLRSLTRERSQALAGVQSYLHERVAGMSIIKSFTLEKHEQQIFDETNGEFLDKALAHSRWNAKSFAVVNTITDMAPLIVIGFAGYQYLNGDLSIGVMVAFYAYIERLYGPLRRLVSSSTTLTQSIASMDRMFELMDEKYDVQNKENAIDLPLAKGKLQFDHVSFQYEDNGKTILNNVDFTIEPGQTVAFVGMSGGGKSTIVSLIPRFYDVTTGAVNIDNINIKDVTIHSLRSQIGIVLQDNILFSDSVKQNILMGNPSATDEQIIAAAKAANAHDFIMNLPEGYNTKVGERGVKLSGGQKQRVAIARVFLKNPPILVLDEATSALDLESEALIQDSLDRLAHDRTTIVIAHRLSTITHADKIFVIEYGKIVESGNHAQLMQQEGVYYNLFQVQHLD, encoded by the coding sequence ATGCGTTTTGTAAAACCATATAAGTTTTTACTTTTTTTAACGATTATTATCGGGATTATGAAATTTGCGATTCCATTGTTTTTACCATGGCTTTTGCAAGTGATTTTAGATGATGTGTTATTAAGTGAAGTATTAACAAAACAAGAAAAAACAGATAAATTGTTTACGTGGATTGGAATCGCGCTTGTCGTGTTCTTTATTATTCGTCCACCAATTGAATATTACCGCCAATACTTTGCACAAAATTTAAGTAATAATATTTTATTTGATATTCGTAAAGAATTGTACGGACACCTACAAAAATTAAGTTTAAAGTATTATGCGAATACACGTGCTGGAGAGGTTATTTCACGTGTTATTAACGATGTTGAGCAAACGAAAAACTTTGTTATGACAGGACTTATGAATTTATGGTTAGACCTTGCAACGATTTTAATCGTGATCGGCATAATGTTTTCGATGGATGTAAAACTGACAATTGTTTCGCTCATTGCGCTACCGTTTTATGCAATTAGCGTGAAGTTTTTCTTCGGTAAATTACGAAGCCTAACACGTGAACGCTCGCAAGCACTTGCTGGTGTACAAAGCTACTTACATGAACGTGTTGCAGGTATGAGCATTATCAAGAGCTTTACACTTGAAAAGCATGAACAGCAAATTTTCGACGAAACAAATGGAGAGTTTTTAGATAAAGCATTGGCGCACTCGCGCTGGAATGCCAAGTCCTTTGCTGTTGTGAATACAATTACAGATATGGCACCATTAATCGTTATTGGTTTCGCTGGCTATCAATATTTAAATGGGGATCTTTCAATTGGTGTGATGGTCGCGTTTTATGCATATATTGAACGACTTTATGGACCATTACGTCGATTAGTAAGTTCATCGACAACGTTAACTCAATCGATTGCATCGATGGACCGTATGTTTGAATTAATGGATGAAAAATATGACGTACAAAATAAAGAAAATGCGATTGATTTACCACTAGCAAAAGGAAAATTACAATTTGACCACGTTTCATTTCAATATGAGGACAATGGTAAGACGATTTTAAATAACGTCGATTTTACCATTGAACCAGGACAAACTGTAGCATTTGTCGGGATGAGTGGTGGAGGAAAATCGACCATAGTCAGTTTAATTCCACGATTTTATGATGTAACTACAGGTGCAGTGAATATTGATAATATCAATATTAAAGATGTAACGATTCATTCATTGCGCTCACAAATTGGGATTGTTCTACAAGACAATATTTTATTTAGTGATTCAGTGAAACAAAATATTTTAATGGGGAATCCTAGTGCAACGGATGAACAAATTATTGCTGCAGCAAAAGCAGCAAATGCACATGATTTCATAATGAACTTACCTGAGGGCTATAACACAAAGGTAGGCGAGCGCGGTGTGAAATTATCGGGTGGTCAAAAGCAGCGTGTTGCGATTGCACGAGTATTCTTGAAAAACCCGCCAATTTTAGTACTAGATGAGGCTACTTCAGCATTAGATTTGGAAAGTGAAGCATTGATTCAAGATTCGCTAGATCGCTTAGCACATGACAGAACAACAATTGTCATTGCACATAGACTTTCTACAATTACGCATGCAGACAAAATTTTTGTCATTGAATACGGAAAAATTGTAGAGTCGGGCAATCACGCTCAATTGATGCAACAAGAAGGGGTCTATTATAACCTTTTCCAAGTGCAACATTTAGACTAA
- a CDS encoding DUF402 domain-containing protein — protein sequence MALPIEGETIQIHSYKHNGSIHRVWQETMVLKATKNIIIGANEKTLVTESDGRTWLTREPSICYFHAELWFNIICMLREDGVYYYCNISSPFAFDNNCLKYIDYDLDVKVFPDMSYTLLDEDEYEQHKKEMNYPEVIDKILKRNVKTLISWIEQRRGPFAPDFIQSWTNRYELISEIQANKE from the coding sequence ATGGCATTACCGATTGAGGGAGAAACGATACAAATACATAGTTACAAGCACAATGGTAGTATCCACCGTGTCTGGCAAGAAACGATGGTTTTAAAGGCGACTAAAAATATCATTATCGGTGCGAATGAAAAAACACTCGTAACGGAATCAGATGGACGAACTTGGTTGACTAGAGAACCTTCTATTTGTTATTTCCATGCAGAGCTTTGGTTCAATATTATTTGTATGCTAAGAGAAGACGGTGTTTACTACTATTGTAATATCAGCTCTCCTTTTGCCTTTGATAATAATTGCTTAAAGTACATCGACTACGATTTAGATGTAAAAGTGTTCCCAGATATGAGTTACACATTACTAGACGAAGATGAATACGAGCAGCACAAAAAAGAAATGAATTATCCGGAAGTGATTGATAAAATCTTAAAACGCAATGTGAAAACGTTAATAAGTTGGATTGAACAACGACGTGGACCATTTGCACCTGACTTTATTCAATCCTGGACAAACCGTTATGAGTTAATAAGCGAAATTCAAGCAAATAAAGAGTAA
- the mutY gene encoding A/G-specific adenine glycosylase, producing the protein MNYQYTKQFRKALIDWFKQEQRDLPWRHTKEPYKIWVSEVMLQQTRVDTVIPYYNRFIEKYPTAENLAYASEEELLKMWEGLGYYSRARNLQAGVREVVETYGGKVPDNRVDISKLKGVGPYTAGAILSIAYGKPEHAVDGNVMRVLSRVLNIDADISLPKTKKIFEDAVTELIDLNNTSAFNQGLMELGAVICTPTSPKCLLCPVRDYCTAFQEGDPSTLPVKSKKVKTKSIEYDVFVVRDPSGRFLMEKRSSAGLLANMWQFIMVERLEGEDSLSKLEKQYGLVLDKQLAVPIVDFKHVFSHLKWQIESHLVDCKSEGTLPEDAAFLTKEQINLLPMPVPMLKIWDKLK; encoded by the coding sequence GTGAACTACCAATATACAAAACAATTTCGAAAAGCACTAATCGACTGGTTTAAACAAGAACAACGTGATTTGCCGTGGCGTCACACGAAAGAGCCTTATAAAATTTGGGTGTCTGAAGTGATGTTACAGCAAACAAGAGTGGATACTGTTATCCCTTATTACAACCGTTTTATAGAAAAGTACCCGACAGCGGAAAACTTAGCCTATGCATCAGAAGAAGAACTTTTAAAAATGTGGGAAGGTCTCGGATATTATTCCCGTGCGCGCAATTTACAAGCAGGCGTAAGAGAAGTCGTCGAAACGTACGGCGGAAAAGTACCAGACAATCGCGTAGATATTTCAAAACTAAAAGGTGTAGGACCTTATACAGCTGGTGCAATATTAAGTATTGCATACGGAAAACCCGAGCATGCTGTAGATGGAAATGTTATGCGTGTATTAAGTCGTGTATTAAACATCGACGCCGATATCTCCTTACCGAAAACAAAGAAAATTTTTGAGGATGCTGTGACTGAATTAATCGATTTAAATAACACATCCGCATTTAACCAAGGATTAATGGAGCTAGGCGCGGTTATTTGTACACCGACTTCACCAAAATGCTTACTATGTCCTGTACGTGATTATTGCACAGCCTTTCAAGAGGGCGATCCATCAACATTACCGGTGAAATCAAAAAAAGTGAAAACAAAAAGTATCGAGTATGATGTGTTTGTTGTACGTGATCCATCCGGCCGATTTTTAATGGAGAAGCGCTCAAGCGCAGGGCTTCTTGCTAATATGTGGCAGTTTATTATGGTGGAACGTTTAGAAGGCGAGGACAGCTTGTCAAAACTTGAAAAGCAATATGGACTTGTTTTAGACAAACAATTAGCTGTACCAATTGTTGATTTTAAACATGTGTTTTCCCATTTAAAGTGGCAAATTGAAAGTCATTTAGTCGATTGTAAGAGTGAAGGAACATTACCTGAAGATGCTGCATTTCTCACAAAAGAACAAATCAATCTATTACCAATGCCCGTACCCATGTTAAAAATTTGGGACAAACTAAAATAA